In the genome of Sporocytophaga myxococcoides DSM 11118, the window AAATAAACAGAACAACTCTAAACTTAATCTCTATCTTGCAGCACTTGGTATATTTATGTATGTGGGGGCTGAAGTGACAATAGGATCAAACCTTGGTGCCATTATAGATCAATACTATCCTGACATGACAAGTGATAAAGCAACAGTAATTTACACTTATTGGGCTCTGGCAATGATAGGAAGATTTGCAGGTGGATTTATATTACAGTTTGTTAATGGAGGTAAACTGCTTCTCATTTTTGCCTTAAGCACCTTATGCTTACTTACCTTTGGAATTGCAGGCTCTGAGGAGCTCAGCATATATTCTTTAGCTGCAATTGGCTTTTTCAATTCAATTATGTTTCCAGGAATATTTGCATCAGGATTGCACAAATTAGGTGATTATACCGGAAGAGGAGCCTCATTACTGATTATGGGCATTGCAGGTGGAGCAATTATTCCTTTAATCTACAAATCCTTAAGTTTGGTTTCAGGTCTTAAGGTAGCGCTTATAATAGCCTTCATCTGTTACGTTTATATAGCCTATTACGGCAGATACTTTCAAAAACATTCTGAGATAGTTGAATAGAACCTTATAGCAATGGAAATAAAAAACTTCGGAATAAGAGAGAAAATCATTGGAGGTTTCCTCATTCTAATAATCATCTTTGGTTTGAATGGTGTATTTAATCTTTCAGCCATTAACAATTCTCAAAGAGCCCTTTGGGAAATTTTAAAGGAGAAAGACCCTTCTTTGCAAAATCTTAATCAGTTCAGATTCGAGGTACTTCAGAGTATACACAACACCTCTGGGCTTGTTTATGGTTATCCTCCGGTACAGGCTGATAAATCCTCTGATATAGATTATATAAGTGATTTACACAAATTAAAAAAAGATTTGCTTGCCAACAGGGTATTCTGGGAAGAAGATGAATCGAAAGAGCTATTGAAGGATGTTATGAATAATGTAGACAAACTTATTACTCTTGAAACTACAATTATTAATAATCACAAAACGAATTCATCTGATTCTTTAGTAAGTGAAAATTTTGAGGCAACAGTGATTCCGATTGCCAGCAAAATTATAGAGCAGACTGATATAATAATCAAGATTAAAGAAACCGAAAAAGAAAAAGATGAACTTATGATGACAGAGTTTTTCGGCTCTCTCAAAAATGGTTTATTCATTTCCGGTATATTAATCATTGTAGTATGTGTTGTGATATCAGTTTACACGTCTAATACAGTTCTCAATCAGATTAAAAAGATTGGACAGGTTACAGAAGATCTAAGCAAAGGTTTACATCCGGCCCCAATTCAAAACGTAAAAAACGATGAAGTTGGTAAAATGGCTAAAGGAATCAATACCTTGATTGAGGGATTAAAAGAAACTTCTGAGTTTGCAGAAAATATTGGGAAAGGAAATTTTGAAGCAAACTTCAGCCCCTTAAGCAGCCAGGATGTTCTTGGCAATTCATTAATTGAAATGAGGAACAATCTTAAAAAAGTTTCAGAAGAAGACAAGATCAGAAATTGGGCGAACGAAGGTAATGCAAGGTTTAATGATCTTTTGAGAAATAATTATAACGATAGAACAGAATTTGCATACACCATTCTTTCCTCTTTGGTAAAATATCTTGATGTAAACCAAGGGATGTTCCTTGTGTGTCAAGTAGAAAATGAAGAAGAGTATATTGAAGAGATAGCATCCTATGCATGGAATAGAAGGAAATTTGGTAAAACCCGCTATATAAAAGGAGAAGGATTGGCAGGGCAAGCATGGGTTGAACAGGAACACATATTTATGTCTGAAGTACCGGAAGATTATGTTCAGATCAAATCCGGGATAGGACTGGCAATGCCAAGATCAGTAATCGTCTTTCCATTAAAGTATAATGAAGAAATATATGGAGTCATAGAACTCGCATCCTTTAAGGTATTTACTGGATACGAAATTGACTTCCTGTTAAAGATATCTGAAAACATTGCTGCTTCTCTTTCAAATTCAATGACAGCAGAGAAAATGAAAAAGCTTCTTGATGAAACACAGGTAAAATCTCAGCAATTAAGAGAGCAGGAAGAGCAAATGAGACAAAACCTGGAAGAACTTGGAGCAACTCAGGAAGATATGATGAGAAGAGAAATGGAAATGAGCCAGCAATTAAAAGTATTAAATCAGGAGAATGATATACTGAGAGAGAAAATGAATGGTCTTGAATAACTTTTATAGCTAAGCAGAGTATTAAAGCTCTGCTTAGCTTATTTATAATTATCTCACCTTAATAAACTTCAATGTCCTTTTCTCTTTGCCTGAATCTATTGTTACAAAATAAGTTCCTGCTGCTAGGTTCCCTCCGATAAGCTCTTCATTTCCTACTATAATATTCTTTGAAATTACTTTTCTTCCAAATAGGTCAACCACGGAAATCATAGCTTCTTGTCCCTTCAGATGCTCTATCACCAGG includes:
- a CDS encoding GAF domain-containing protein, yielding MEIKNFGIREKIIGGFLILIIIFGLNGVFNLSAINNSQRALWEILKEKDPSLQNLNQFRFEVLQSIHNTSGLVYGYPPVQADKSSDIDYISDLHKLKKDLLANRVFWEEDESKELLKDVMNNVDKLITLETTIINNHKTNSSDSLVSENFEATVIPIASKIIEQTDIIIKIKETEKEKDELMMTEFFGSLKNGLFISGILIIVVCVVISVYTSNTVLNQIKKIGQVTEDLSKGLHPAPIQNVKNDEVGKMAKGINTLIEGLKETSEFAENIGKGNFEANFSPLSSQDVLGNSLIEMRNNLKKVSEEDKIRNWANEGNARFNDLLRNNYNDRTEFAYTILSSLVKYLDVNQGMFLVCQVENEEEYIEEIASYAWNRRKFGKTRYIKGEGLAGQAWVEQEHIFMSEVPEDYVQIKSGIGLAMPRSVIVFPLKYNEEIYGVIELASFKVFTGYEIDFLLKISENIAASLSNSMTAEKMKKLLDETQVKSQQLREQEEQMRQNLEELGATQEDMMRREMEMSQQLKVLNQENDILREKMNGLE